Proteins found in one Littorina saxatilis isolate snail1 unplaced genomic scaffold, US_GU_Lsax_2.0 scaffold_1903, whole genome shotgun sequence genomic segment:
- the LOC138956948 gene encoding hexokinase type 2-like has protein sequence MTSVLYIGEMVRLELVQQMEKGQIFASCPRLSSKLGYEGRISADDVSLIESDTNGYLITKHLLKKLDMEDHYTEGDCQAVRSVCKAVTKRAADLAAAGLATLINHLDDPDITVAIEGRLKEYYPGFLNQMEKRTRELVKPHLQFEIVRSQEGSSTGAALLAAAVFPSFPKMAPNKVTSGH, from the exons ATGACCAGTGTATTGTACATCGGAGAGATGGTAAGGCTGGAGCTTGTTCAACAGATGGAGAAAGGCCAGATATTTGCGAGCTGTCCTCGACTTTCCTCCAAACTTGGCTATGAAGGCAGAATTAGCGCAGATGACGTTTCGCTGATTGAAAG TGACACGAACGGATATCTTATTACAAAGCACCTGTTGAAAAAGCTAGACATGGAGGATCACTACACAGAAGGAGATTGCCAGGCCGTTCGTTCTGTTTGCAAAGCTGTTACTAAGCGCGCAGCTGATCTAGCTGCAGCAG GTCTAGCAACGCTCATTAATCACCTCGATGACCCCGACATCACAGTAGCGATTGAGGGACGTCTGAAAGAGTATTATCCGGGGTTTCTCAACCAAATGGAGAAACGGACCAGGGAGCTTGTTAAACCGCACCTACAG TTTGAGATTGTGCGGTCACAGGAGGGAAGTAGCACAGGAGCAGCGCTACTCGCGGCGGCGGTGTTTCCGTCGTTTCCCAAAATGGCGCCAAACAAAGTCACCTCCGGACATTGA
- the LOC138956947 gene encoding gastrula zinc finger protein XlCGF7.1-like has protein sequence MDGSGIDLDISQEIQVETTQADPGPPPASSTPAKPAKKDRGKTHLCTACGNTYKHLPNLRRHIRATHEEGFQCFICKKALVSQVALESHLNGHEKKKPFSCAACKKTYQSRTSLAQHSCSSKPQSFPCDECPKVCPSKKVLTQHRLKHAPMPEFWCQFCGVEFKFRQGRDRHVKSRCRVAQKTKTSKDSYPPLMLQPL, from the coding sequence ATGGACGGCAGTGGTATTGACCTGGACATATCTCAGGAGATTCAAGTGGAAACTACCCAGGCTGACCCAGGACCACCCCCAGCCAGCAGCACGCCTGCGAAGCCTGCGAAGAAGGACAGGGGGAAGACTCACCTGTGTACCGCTTGTGGAAACACCTACAAGCACTTGCCAAATCTCAGGCGACATATCAGGGCTACTCACGAAGAGGGTTTCCAGTGTTTCATCTGTAAAAAGGCGCTGGTTAGTCAAGTCGCGCTGGAGTCTCACTTGAACGGCCATGAAAAGAAGAAGCCATTCAGCTGTGCTGCCTGTAAGAAGACTTACCAGAGCAGGACCAGTCTTGCACAGCACTCCTGCAGCAGCAAACCACAGAGCTTTCCGTGCGATGAATGCCCCAAAGTGTGCCCATCGAAGAAGGTTTTAACTCAGCACAGGCTGAAGCATGCACCAATGCCAGAGTTTTGGTGCCAGTTTTGTGGCGTGGAGTTCAAGTTCAGACAGGGAAGAGATCGTCATGTCAAAAGCAGATGCAGGGTTGCccagaaaacaaaaacatctaaGGATTCTTATCCACCTTTGATGTTGCAACCGCTTTAA